One Fusarium falciforme chromosome 1, complete sequence genomic window carries:
- a CDS encoding FAS1 domain-containing protein, translating into MKPLLALSTLLTLSTSSQVPLGDVKPDLHRLHLPVMPAAPLNQPSVALADILGTQRSLTSFSSFARMDPSTDERLSDLGTNTTVLAPLNSAVDALPRKPWEQPGDYAALGADAYEGDKGQDRARTNMRRFVEAHLVPESPWGENNKVKTVGGKDVWWVEKDGKRVIMPDEIEVEHVVGQVGNGELWILKGVLNYA; encoded by the exons atgaaACCTCTCCTCGCGCTATCAAccctcctcaccctctccaCATCCTCCCAAGTCCCTCTCGGCGACGTCAAACCAGATCTCCACCGTCTACACCTCCCCGTCATGCCCGCAGCGCCGCTCAACCAACCCTCGGTCGCCCTCGCCGACATCCTGGGCACTCAGCGCTCGCTGACGTCGTTCTCCTCGTTTGCGCGGATGGATCCTTCGACTGACGAGCGGCTCTCCGACCTTGGGACAAATACCACCGTGCTTGCGCCGCTCAACTCGGCTGTGGACGCGCTCCCGCGGAAGCCATGGGAGCAGCCGGGGGATTATGCTGCGTTGGGGGCGGATGCGTATGAGGGTGACAAGGGGCAGGATCGCGCGCGGACGAATATGAGGAGATTTGTGGAGGCGCATCTTGTGCCGGAGAGCCCGTGGGGGGAGAATAACAAGGTCAAGACTGTTGGGGGTAAGGATGTTTGGTGGGTTGAGAAGGATGGCAAGAGGGTGATTATGCCGGATGAGATCGAGGTTGAGCATGTGGTCGGTCAGGTCGGTAACGGAGAACTG TGGATTCTCAAGGGAGTATTGAACTACGCCTAA